A genomic segment from Gilvibacter sp. SZ-19 encodes:
- a CDS encoding nucleotide sugar dehydrogenase, producing the protein MKQPTTIGIIGLGYVGLPLAVAFSKKYKVVGFDINATRIKNLNAGHDSTLEVSDQDLQTALTPNTSKGLVLTDKASDLAAVGFYIVTVPTPIDDNNQPDLTPLIKASETLGAILKSGDIVVYESTVYPGVTEEVCVPILEQKSGLTFNKDFFAGYSPERINPGDKKHTVTQILKVTSGSTPEVAKLIDEVYGSVIDAGTHLAPSIKVAEAAKVIENSQRDINIAFVNELSKIFRLLDIDTQAVLEAAGTKWNFLKFTPGLVGGHCIGVDPYYLAQKAMESGYNPEIILAGRRMNDSMGNYVAQEVIKLMLAKEATIKGGKALVMGITFKENCPDTRNTRVVDVIAALKEYHLEVDVFDPWAKQEQVTAEYGLTVKNNEAELASQYDCIILAVAHDAFKQIDISKLKGEKSVVFDVKSFLPETVIDGRL; encoded by the coding sequence ATGAAGCAACCTACAACAATTGGTATTATTGGCCTTGGTTATGTCGGATTACCATTGGCTGTTGCGTTTTCAAAGAAATACAAGGTTGTTGGTTTCGATATCAATGCCACTCGTATCAAGAATTTAAATGCAGGCCACGACAGTACTTTAGAAGTTTCCGATCAGGACTTGCAGACTGCTTTAACGCCAAACACCTCCAAAGGATTAGTACTGACAGATAAGGCCTCAGATTTGGCAGCAGTTGGTTTTTACATTGTAACGGTACCAACCCCCATAGACGACAACAATCAACCAGACCTAACTCCTTTGATCAAAGCGAGTGAGACCTTGGGAGCTATCTTAAAGTCAGGCGATATAGTGGTTTATGAATCCACCGTATATCCGGGAGTTACCGAAGAGGTCTGCGTTCCTATTTTGGAACAAAAATCTGGCTTGACCTTTAACAAGGATTTCTTTGCCGGCTATTCGCCAGAGCGTATCAATCCAGGAGACAAAAAACATACGGTAACGCAAATATTAAAGGTAACCTCTGGTTCCACACCAGAAGTAGCCAAACTCATCGATGAGGTCTACGGCTCCGTTATAGATGCAGGTACGCACTTAGCACCGAGCATCAAGGTGGCCGAAGCTGCTAAAGTGATAGAGAATTCTCAGCGCGATATCAATATTGCCTTTGTAAACGAATTGTCTAAAATTTTCAGACTGCTAGATATCGATACCCAGGCGGTCTTAGAAGCTGCCGGAACCAAGTGGAATTTTTTAAAGTTTACTCCAGGACTGGTCGGCGGGCACTGTATAGGTGTAGATCCGTATTATCTGGCGCAAAAAGCCATGGAGTCGGGCTACAACCCGGAGATCATCTTAGCAGGCAGACGCATGAACGACAGCATGGGGAATTATGTTGCTCAAGAGGTGATCAAGCTCATGCTAGCCAAAGAAGCCACCATAAAGGGGGGAAAGGCCTTGGTTATGGGTATTACTTTTAAAGAGAATTGCCCAGACACCAGAAATACGCGTGTAGTTGATGTAATTGCTGCGCTTAAGGAGTATCATTTAGAGGTCGATGTCTTTGATCCTTGGGCCAAACAAGAGCAGGTGACGGCAGAATACGGCCTCACTGTTAAAAATAACGAAGCAGAATTGGCAAGTCAATACGACTGTATAATCTTAGCGGTTGCTCATGATGCCTTTAAACAGATCGACATAAGTAAACTTAAAGGTGAAAAGAGCGTCGTTTTCGATGTAAAATCTTTCTTGCCAGAAACTGTAATTGACGGAAGACTCTAG
- a CDS encoding sulfotransferase: MKPTLPVFIIGNPRSGTSLLRLMLTSHPDVIIPPESHFFLWLEERYCHGITQTNKLDFIEDLYKATKFETWEIDKESVLSLLNVNYISYSEIIKNIYMLYGQNHNKVNLKYWGDKNKLWKQKLPKILKYFPNTRFIHIVRDGRDVACSFRSLVELSLNSIYAPVLPTEITEIAERWRTNLLAINTFLDGVNPLYKLTIRFEDLIIDPVNTLMVIMEFLMLEFDQSMLDFSEENRKHGYEPNEFMSWKLKLNSKLDTSNIGKYKQLLTLSEINYFESINNKWLTKYGYE, encoded by the coding sequence TTGAAGCCAACATTGCCTGTTTTTATTATCGGAAACCCAAGATCTGGAACGTCATTACTCCGATTGATGCTAACCAGTCATCCAGATGTGATCATTCCTCCAGAATCACATTTTTTTTTGTGGTTAGAGGAAAGATATTGTCATGGAATAACTCAGACAAACAAATTAGATTTTATTGAAGACCTGTACAAAGCTACCAAGTTTGAAACATGGGAGATAGACAAGGAGTCGGTTTTATCATTATTAAATGTTAATTACATCTCTTATTCAGAAATCATTAAAAATATCTACATGCTCTATGGCCAAAATCACAATAAGGTAAACCTGAAGTATTGGGGTGATAAAAACAAACTTTGGAAGCAGAAACTGCCGAAAATATTAAAGTATTTTCCTAATACTCGCTTTATTCATATTGTTAGAGATGGTCGAGATGTGGCATGCTCTTTTAGATCATTAGTTGAATTGTCATTAAATTCAATATATGCCCCAGTTCTACCCACAGAAATTACGGAGATCGCTGAACGATGGCGTACTAATTTACTGGCAATTAACACTTTTTTAGATGGTGTCAACCCTCTTTACAAACTTACAATAAGATTTGAAGATTTGATTATCGACCCCGTAAATACTTTAATGGTTATTATGGAGTTCCTAATGCTTGAATTTGATCAATCTATGTTGGACTTTTCAGAAGAAAACAGAAAGCATGGTTATGAACCTAATGAATTTATGAGTTGGAAGCTAAAATTAAATTCTAAGTTAGATACTTCTAATATAGGTAAGTACAAGCAGTTACTTACCTTATCAGAAATAAATTACTTTGAGTCAATTAACAATAAATGGTTGACAAAATATGGTTATGAATAG
- a CDS encoding bifunctional 2-polyprenyl-6-hydroxyphenol methylase/3-demethylubiquinol 3-O-methyltransferase UbiG, whose amino-acid sequence MNSKSYYNAIAKNYSKLARKRLKYLMAVEAIITKSQNIDSYLDIGCGDGKRSLRIIDQLKPRKVVLLDESDQMLQNINASQLGVIEVKVGNYLSQPIETKFDLITCLWNVFGHLESKEIKLLFLEKIHNSLTESGILFLDINNRYNLKSYGIKAVFQNIFKDFTGKQNAGYYSLNAGTDISSQVYIHNPFEMDKLLKRAGFSKVKKYYIDYDTGEEKSTFLEGQILYRADY is encoded by the coding sequence ATGAATAGTAAGTCATATTACAATGCTATAGCTAAAAATTATTCGAAATTAGCCCGTAAGCGTTTAAAATATTTAATGGCTGTTGAGGCTATCATCACTAAATCTCAAAACATTGATAGTTATTTAGATATTGGTTGTGGAGATGGAAAACGAAGTTTGCGTATTATAGACCAACTTAAGCCTAGAAAGGTTGTTTTATTGGATGAAAGCGATCAGATGCTTCAAAATATTAACGCCTCTCAATTAGGGGTTATTGAAGTAAAGGTTGGTAATTATTTAAGTCAACCTATAGAGACAAAATTCGATTTAATTACCTGTTTATGGAATGTTTTTGGACACCTAGAATCAAAGGAGATAAAGTTGTTATTTTTAGAAAAGATACATAACAGTCTTACAGAAAGCGGAATTCTTTTTTTAGACATAAACAACCGCTATAATTTAAAAAGTTATGGAATAAAGGCTGTATTCCAAAATATATTTAAGGATTTTACGGGTAAGCAAAATGCAGGTTACTATAGCTTAAACGCTGGGACTGATATTTCTTCACAAGTTTATATTCACAATCCATTTGAGATGGATAAATTATTAAAAAGGGCCGGATTTAGCAAGGTTAAAAAGTATTATATTGATTATGATACCGGTGAAGAAAAATCAACTTTTTTAGAGGGACAGATTTTATATCGTGCAGATTATTAG
- a CDS encoding ABC transporter permease — protein MEEKWLYTISAKRSNWSLNLLEIWRYRDLLMLFVKRDLVTVYKQTILGPLWYFIQPLLTSVIFTLIFNNIAAIDTGIVPAFLFNLAGITLWNYFKVCLTGTSNTFKQNAAIFGKVYFPRFIVPLSKVLSNLVKLLIQMFILAGFYVYFVVVEDRALSPDAHMLLLPVYIALMAIYGLGMGMILSTMTTKYRDLSILLSFIVQLLMYVSAVPYPIGQLKAKVPEYSWIVDYNPLAQLIEGFRFALFNAEGLEFSWTNLLITAVVGLLLFILGLALFNRTEKNFIDTV, from the coding sequence ATGGAAGAAAAGTGGCTCTATACCATAAGTGCTAAACGTAGCAATTGGTCGTTGAATCTCTTAGAGATTTGGCGGTATAGAGACCTGCTGATGCTCTTTGTTAAACGCGATCTGGTTACCGTTTACAAACAGACCATTCTTGGACCTCTTTGGTATTTTATTCAGCCCTTGCTCACCTCGGTGATCTTTACATTGATCTTCAATAATATTGCCGCTATAGATACAGGCATAGTCCCTGCATTCTTGTTCAATTTAGCCGGAATCACTTTGTGGAATTATTTCAAAGTGTGTCTTACGGGTACAAGTAATACATTCAAGCAGAACGCAGCTATTTTCGGTAAGGTATATTTCCCGAGGTTTATTGTTCCGCTTTCTAAGGTCCTATCTAATCTAGTGAAACTGCTAATTCAAATGTTTATACTAGCAGGCTTTTACGTTTATTTCGTTGTGGTAGAGGACAGAGCACTCAGTCCAGACGCTCATATGTTGTTGCTGCCCGTTTATATAGCCTTAATGGCGATCTACGGCTTGGGTATGGGTATGATCTTATCAACCATGACCACCAAGTACCGAGACCTTTCCATACTGCTGAGTTTTATTGTTCAACTGCTGATGTATGTTTCGGCAGTTCCTTATCCGATAGGTCAACTAAAGGCAAAAGTACCTGAGTACAGTTGGATAGTGGATTACAATCCGCTAGCACAACTTATAGAAGGGTTTCGTTTTGCTTTATTTAATGCGGAGGGCTTAGAATTCAGCTGGACGAATCTACTTATAACTGCTGTTGTTGGCCTTTTACTTTTTATATTGGGATTGGCCTTGTTCAACAGAACAGAAAAGAATTTTATCGATACGGTCTAA
- a CDS encoding FkbM family methyltransferase: protein MIKSLLKKIINKTGYSLIANHNKPAKNWFTMDRDLARTARRINEVHTVIDVGASDGRWSAACMRAFPKANYLLVEAQSRHTTGLEALKTEHPNVDYVIAVAGPSDGKVFFDDSDPFGGQAKTAIDTSENTTELPQISLDNEIHRKSLKGPFLLKLDTHGYEIPILEGAKELLKQAELVIIETYNFKLTDSSLRYWEMTKYMEEQGFAPIELVDFMLREKDQAFWQMDTFYIRKDHAVFKYNKYK, encoded by the coding sequence ATGATAAAGTCCTTACTTAAAAAGATAATCAACAAAACGGGCTACAGCCTAATTGCCAATCACAACAAGCCGGCCAAGAACTGGTTCACTATGGATCGCGACTTGGCACGCACAGCAAGGCGTATAAACGAGGTTCACACTGTGATTGATGTGGGCGCCTCAGACGGGCGTTGGTCTGCAGCTTGTATGCGTGCTTTTCCCAAAGCCAATTACCTCTTGGTAGAGGCACAAAGCAGACATACAACTGGGCTGGAAGCTTTAAAGACCGAGCATCCTAATGTGGATTATGTCATTGCAGTTGCCGGCCCTTCGGATGGAAAGGTATTTTTTGACGATAGTGACCCATTTGGCGGACAGGCCAAGACTGCCATTGATACCTCAGAAAATACGACCGAGCTTCCGCAGATAAGTCTCGATAATGAAATTCATAGAAAGTCTTTAAAAGGCCCTTTCTTGCTAAAGCTAGATACACATGGTTATGAGATTCCCATATTAGAAGGTGCTAAAGAACTGCTTAAACAAGCCGAGTTGGTCATTATTGAAACCTATAATTTCAAGCTTACAGACAGTAGTCTGCGGTATTGGGAAATGACTAAATATATGGAAGAGCAAGGTTTTGCTCCCATAGAACTTGTAGATTTTATGTTGCGAGAGAAGGATCAAGCCTTTTGGCAAATGGACACCTTTTATATTCGCAAAGACCATGCGGTTTTCAAGTATAACAAATACAAATGA
- a CDS encoding glycosyltransferase family 2 protein has translation MSVIEPLKISVVTPNYNQVDFLESTLRSVLEQDYPNLEYIVIDGGSTDGSADLIRSYQDQLSYWVSEPDKGMYHAINKGFAKATGDIMCWINSDDVLWPGALRYVNELFASRSELNWLQGYPSVIDEQGALLYQRPPVATRAYFYKMRFLDTFEFIQQESTFWRRSLWEQAGAHLDMSYSLAADFELWMRFFNHQTLYCSRQQLAAFRKRDGQQSADQSTYLQQAQRAVRTHKAKLSLFDSIKMSLTKGDSNIQWID, from the coding sequence TTGTCTGTAATAGAGCCCTTAAAAATATCTGTTGTTACGCCTAATTACAATCAAGTAGACTTCTTGGAATCTACCTTGCGTTCTGTTTTAGAGCAAGACTATCCCAATTTAGAATATATTGTAATCGATGGTGGGAGTACAGACGGTTCGGCGGACTTGATCAGGTCCTATCAGGACCAATTGTCCTATTGGGTCTCTGAACCGGATAAGGGGATGTACCATGCCATAAATAAAGGCTTTGCCAAGGCTACAGGTGATATTATGTGCTGGATAAACAGTGACGATGTGCTTTGGCCTGGGGCATTGAGATACGTAAATGAGCTATTTGCAAGCAGGTCTGAGCTAAATTGGTTACAAGGTTACCCCTCGGTTATTGATGAGCAAGGAGCCTTGCTCTATCAGCGTCCACCCGTTGCAACAAGAGCATATTTCTATAAGATGAGATTTTTAGACACCTTCGAATTCATTCAACAGGAGTCTACCTTTTGGAGACGCAGTTTGTGGGAACAAGCAGGAGCTCATTTAGATATGTCTTATTCTCTTGCTGCGGATTTTGAACTGTGGATGCGGTTTTTTAATCACCAAACCTTGTACTGTAGCAGGCAGCAGTTGGCCGCTTTCAGAAAGCGCGATGGGCAGCAAAGTGCAGACCAGTCCACTTATTTACAACAGGCGCAAAGAGCAGTTCGTACGCATAAGGCTAAGTTGAGCCTATTTGATAGCATTAAAATGTCTTTGACCAAAGGTGATTCCAACATCCAATGGATCGATTAG
- a CDS encoding polysaccharide ABC transporter ATP-binding protein translates to MKETILKVEELSKQYRLGLVGTGSLVHDLNRFWHRIRGKEDPYLQIGSVNDRSSAATGDYVWALRDINFEVKKGEVLGIIGQNGAGKSTLLKLLSRVTSPTTGAIKSRGRIASLLEVGTGFHPELTGRENIYLNGAILGMTKAEIASKIDQIISFSGCEMYIDTPVKRYSSGMTVRLAFAVAAHLEPDILVVDEVLAVGDAEFQKKAIGKMQEISSGDGRTVLFVSHNMGSVKSLCNSVIVISNGVISFKGDVDQGIAFYLSENNLSGVKNVYLPQANEDKAISGVRLISAKITSFGQKDDAPIAMDHQILMCCLLEVDNPSRDVSCIFQFKDIDGKILFVSSSHWAESVDTLYQNSRAIIKLEGIIPGDFFNEGEFTVNVIVAENQNQTLFSRSDILIFNVNPKTKHLGSMMVKSKGPLKPSFKWHKSIIE, encoded by the coding sequence ATGAAGGAAACGATCTTAAAAGTGGAAGAACTGTCTAAACAATACCGCCTCGGCTTGGTCGGTACCGGTTCGCTTGTCCACGATTTAAATCGATTCTGGCATCGCATACGTGGAAAAGAAGACCCGTACTTGCAAATTGGTAGTGTTAACGACAGAAGCAGCGCGGCTACCGGAGACTATGTCTGGGCCCTGCGGGATATTAATTTCGAAGTCAAGAAGGGAGAAGTTCTGGGGATCATTGGTCAGAACGGAGCCGGTAAGTCCACCTTATTAAAGCTCTTATCTCGCGTAACTTCGCCAACTACCGGGGCAATAAAAAGTAGAGGGCGTATCGCTTCACTGCTAGAAGTAGGAACCGGATTTCATCCGGAGTTAACAGGGCGAGAAAATATTTATTTAAACGGAGCTATTTTAGGAATGACCAAAGCCGAAATTGCTTCTAAAATAGATCAGATCATTAGTTTTTCTGGTTGTGAGATGTACATTGATACACCGGTAAAGCGCTACAGCAGTGGAATGACCGTTCGTTTGGCATTTGCAGTTGCTGCTCATTTAGAACCAGATATTTTGGTGGTCGATGAGGTTCTGGCCGTAGGTGATGCCGAGTTTCAGAAAAAGGCCATCGGTAAAATGCAAGAGATCTCAAGCGGCGATGGAAGAACTGTGCTGTTTGTGAGTCATAATATGGGGAGTGTTAAAAGCTTATGTAATAGTGTAATTGTTATATCTAATGGAGTAATCTCCTTCAAGGGTGACGTAGATCAGGGAATTGCTTTTTATTTAAGTGAAAATAACCTTAGTGGAGTAAAGAATGTATATTTGCCTCAAGCGAATGAAGATAAAGCCATATCTGGTGTCCGTTTGATATCGGCGAAAATAACTTCTTTTGGACAAAAAGATGATGCTCCCATAGCAATGGATCATCAGATTTTAATGTGTTGTTTGTTAGAGGTTGATAATCCTTCTAGAGATGTGAGTTGTATTTTTCAATTTAAAGATATTGATGGCAAGATATTATTTGTTTCAAGTAGCCATTGGGCGGAAAGTGTTGATACTTTATATCAAAATTCTAGGGCAATTATTAAACTAGAAGGGATAATCCCGGGAGATTTTTTTAACGAAGGCGAGTTCACGGTGAATGTTATTGTTGCTGAAAATCAAAACCAAACACTTTTTTCAAGGAGTGATATTTTAATCTTTAATGTAAATCCAAAAACTAAGCATTTAGGCTCCATGATGGTGAAATCTAAAGGGCCTCTAAAACCCAGTTTTAAATGGCATAAATCAATTATAGAATGA
- a CDS encoding sulfotransferase has product MKDNALIFIVSQPRSGSTYLQNLLSNNEQVNTCSEPWVLLNYAAQIKPKLVQGTYDHKFAVAALEAYGDSYGKEFLSERLRDHILSIYAPMAKGYSFVIDKTPRYWEILPEIADLFPEAKIIVLKRDPAAVVRSMLTTYHMKSVGELLRFSRDLLFGPKKIQAFLKQNESNSQVYSLRYEDLIDQTASCVKELYDWAGITYCDAVLNTANNTKFKGYFGDPYQNKSKASKGELPSWATKFLNGYEDFLGADFLEEYGNYQLSSTAQKTNHFNAYKFFSAGQHEPASAGFKSWLKRRYFGLLGIK; this is encoded by the coding sequence GTGAAAGACAACGCACTAATATTCATAGTATCACAACCTAGAAGCGGTTCCACCTACCTGCAAAATTTACTGTCTAATAACGAGCAAGTCAATACCTGTAGTGAGCCCTGGGTCTTACTTAATTATGCAGCCCAAATAAAACCAAAATTAGTTCAAGGTACTTACGATCACAAGTTTGCGGTGGCCGCATTAGAGGCTTATGGCGATAGCTATGGGAAGGAGTTTTTATCTGAAAGGCTTCGTGATCACATATTGTCAATTTACGCTCCTATGGCAAAGGGCTATTCCTTTGTAATAGATAAGACTCCTCGGTATTGGGAAATTCTCCCGGAGATCGCAGACTTGTTCCCTGAAGCAAAGATCATTGTGCTTAAACGAGATCCTGCTGCCGTGGTTCGTTCAATGCTCACTACCTATCATATGAAATCGGTAGGGGAGCTGTTGCGTTTTTCTCGGGACCTGCTTTTTGGGCCTAAGAAGATACAGGCGTTTTTAAAACAAAATGAATCGAATAGCCAGGTGTATAGTTTGCGTTACGAAGATCTAATAGACCAAACTGCTAGCTGTGTTAAGGAGCTATATGATTGGGCAGGAATAACTTATTGCGATGCAGTCTTGAACACAGCAAACAATACCAAGTTTAAAGGGTATTTTGGAGATCCCTATCAGAACAAGTCCAAAGCATCTAAAGGGGAATTACCGAGTTGGGCCACTAAATTTCTGAACGGGTATGAGGATTTTCTCGGTGCAGATTTTTTAGAGGAATACGGTAATTATCAGCTCAGTTCAACGGCCCAAAAAACAAACCATTTTAATGCCTATAAATTCTTTAGTGCTGGGCAACATGAGCCTGCTTCAGCTGGGTTTAAGTCTTGGTTAAAGCGGCGATATTTTGGTCTTCTAGGTATTAAGTAA
- a CDS encoding SDR family oxidoreductase, whose protein sequence is MTYHKESLANHKFLITGGAGFIGSNLVKYLLDNGAGLVRVLDNLSNGYKENITPFLEAPNFEFIEGDIRDLETCKRAMEGIDYVSHQAALGSVPRSINDPITSNSVNVSGFLNILVAQNQSPTVKRLVYAASSSTYGDSKALPKVEDRIGKPISPYAVTKLVNEIYADVFYKTYGTATIGLRYFNVFGPNQSPNGAYAAVIPLFMNAIKQGEAPTIHGDGSQTRDFTFVQNAVEANIRSFFAPQTAVNEVYNIAFGERISILDLWNNLVELSGTAVKPEFGLSRRGDVKDSLADISKAKRLLGYDPQYSVKQGLALTWKFFNSN, encoded by the coding sequence ATGACCTACCACAAAGAATCCTTAGCAAATCACAAATTTCTCATCACGGGAGGTGCCGGTTTTATCGGTAGTAATCTGGTGAAATATCTGTTAGATAATGGGGCTGGTCTGGTACGGGTTTTAGATAACCTATCTAACGGCTATAAAGAAAATATCACTCCTTTTTTAGAGGCGCCGAATTTCGAATTTATAGAAGGAGACATTCGCGATCTAGAGACTTGTAAGCGCGCCATGGAAGGTATCGATTATGTCTCCCACCAGGCAGCGCTGGGGTCTGTGCCTCGTTCCATAAACGATCCGATAACCAGCAATTCCGTAAATGTGTCCGGATTCTTGAACATCTTAGTGGCCCAGAATCAATCGCCAACAGTTAAGCGATTGGTTTATGCTGCTAGTAGTTCTACCTACGGAGATAGCAAGGCCTTGCCCAAAGTAGAGGATCGCATTGGGAAACCTATTTCACCTTACGCGGTGACCAAATTGGTCAATGAGATCTATGCTGATGTATTTTATAAGACCTACGGCACTGCGACCATTGGCTTGCGTTATTTTAACGTTTTTGGACCCAATCAAAGCCCTAATGGGGCTTATGCGGCGGTGATCCCTTTGTTTATGAATGCCATTAAACAAGGAGAAGCTCCTACCATACACGGCGATGGCAGTCAAACGCGAGATTTCACCTTTGTTCAGAATGCCGTAGAGGCGAATATTCGCAGCTTTTTCGCTCCGCAGACCGCTGTTAATGAAGTATACAATATTGCTTTTGGAGAACGAATCAGCATTTTGGATTTGTGGAATAACTTGGTTGAACTCTCTGGAACAGCTGTTAAACCAGAATTTGGACTCAGCCGACGCGGCGATGTAAAAGACTCTCTGGCAGATATTAGCAAAGCGAAAAGACTGTTAGGGTATGATCCGCAGTATTCTGTAAAACAAGGACTTGCCTTGACTTGGAAATTCTTTAATAGCAATTAA
- a CDS encoding DegT/DnrJ/EryC1/StrS aminotransferase family protein, with amino-acid sequence MINVTKTFLPPQAEYFAILERVWSNAWITNRGPLVQELESVLQQRLTSRELVLMANGTLPLQIAIKSLDLKGEIITTPFSYIATTSSILWEGCCPVFVDIDPNYLTINENLIEAAITTKTTAILATHVYGNPCHVESISKLSKKYNLKVIYDAAHCFGVEYKGQSIFNYGDISTCSFHATKLFHTGEGGGLFCSKDLRKNIFDRHNFGHDKPGTFSRIGINAKMSELQAALGLAVLPYLGELVWARKQRVEVYNQALKKGRRLSIRASTKWNYSYYPLILESEEMVKQLIDIAIAEGINLRRYFYPSLNMLPFVDYKAMPQAERIAKTVVCLPLYHDLALKDQYKVIEIINNL; translated from the coding sequence ATGATCAACGTCACCAAGACATTTTTACCGCCACAAGCTGAGTATTTTGCAATTTTAGAGCGTGTATGGTCTAATGCCTGGATTACTAACAGAGGACCTTTAGTTCAGGAACTAGAATCTGTATTACAGCAAAGACTAACCAGTCGGGAGCTTGTTCTTATGGCAAACGGAACTTTGCCATTGCAGATAGCCATTAAATCCTTAGATCTTAAAGGAGAAATTATTACAACCCCATTTAGTTATATTGCTACAACATCTAGTATTTTATGGGAAGGATGTTGTCCAGTTTTTGTTGATATTGACCCCAATTATTTAACTATTAATGAGAATTTAATTGAAGCCGCTATAACAACCAAAACTACCGCAATTTTGGCCACGCATGTATACGGTAACCCTTGCCATGTTGAGTCCATTTCTAAACTGTCAAAAAAATACAATCTTAAGGTTATATACGATGCTGCTCACTGCTTTGGAGTAGAATATAAAGGTCAGTCTATTTTTAATTATGGCGATATAAGTACCTGTAGTTTTCATGCAACTAAATTGTTTCATACAGGTGAAGGTGGCGGATTGTTTTGTTCTAAAGATTTAAGGAAAAATATCTTTGATAGGCATAATTTTGGGCATGATAAGCCAGGTACATTCAGTAGAATCGGGATTAATGCTAAAATGAGTGAATTACAAGCTGCACTGGGTCTTGCAGTTTTGCCTTATTTAGGTGAATTAGTGTGGGCGAGAAAACAACGCGTCGAAGTATATAATCAAGCATTAAAAAAAGGGCGGAGGCTTTCTATAAGAGCGAGTACAAAGTGGAATTATAGTTATTACCCATTAATCTTAGAAAGCGAAGAAATGGTTAAGCAGCTAATTGATATTGCAATAGCTGAAGGTATTAATTTGCGCAGGTATTTTTATCCAAGTTTAAATATGTTACCCTTTGTAGATTACAAAGCCATGCCCCAGGCAGAGCGAATCGCAAAAACTGTGGTTTGTTTGCCTCTTTACCATGATTTAGCGTTGAAGGATCAGTATAAGGTTATAGAAATCATTAATAACTTGTAA
- a CDS encoding glycosyltransferase gives MEYLGTNKRINSITPLVSVCVQVYNNEEYIEKCLNSILNQNTDFVFEIIVGEDDSTDSTRDICKALAERHPDKIRLFLRSEKDKIFYKGRKTSRFNYMSNIYASRGEFIALCDGDDYWISNDKLQQQVKMLRDNKSLVAVHHWQKYAIEQDGVWVEIDAPTGSGYGYCSNHVSTVEQIFKNQMRLKARTLMFRNVVSENFFPNWFTKVAFADVSLSFLLGKYGNYGFLDKDLAVYRQSNSERLSNLGLKELGKKRFKVEHLQNYIEIWDRANIHYKYKYNKETRSVVKGFYRDIIINMPDCYKAYINLLKYNSLIRPLPFYRTFYSSVYLIVYMTPILYKKINRRIRIR, from the coding sequence TTGGAATATTTAGGGACAAATAAAAGAATAAATTCTATTACTCCTTTGGTTTCAGTATGTGTTCAGGTGTATAACAATGAGGAATATATTGAGAAATGCTTAAATAGTATATTAAATCAAAATACAGATTTTGTTTTTGAAATAATTGTTGGTGAGGACGATAGTACTGACTCCACAAGAGACATTTGCAAAGCATTAGCAGAGCGGCATCCTGATAAAATTCGATTGTTTCTAAGAAGCGAAAAAGACAAGATTTTTTATAAGGGCAGAAAGACCAGTAGGTTTAACTATATGTCTAATATTTATGCTTCTAGAGGTGAATTCATTGCCTTGTGTGATGGTGATGATTATTGGATTTCTAACGATAAACTCCAACAACAAGTCAAAATGTTACGAGATAACAAGTCTTTAGTGGCAGTGCATCACTGGCAAAAGTATGCCATCGAGCAAGACGGTGTCTGGGTGGAGATAGATGCGCCGACTGGCTCTGGTTATGGTTATTGTAGCAACCACGTATCTACGGTAGAACAAATTTTTAAAAATCAAATGCGTCTTAAAGCAAGAACCTTGATGTTTAGGAATGTTGTCTCTGAAAATTTCTTTCCAAATTGGTTTACAAAAGTTGCTTTTGCGGATGTGTCTTTATCATTTTTATTGGGTAAATACGGAAACTATGGTTTTCTTGATAAAGATCTTGCAGTATATAGGCAATCTAATTCCGAGCGACTTTCAAACTTAGGGTTAAAGGAACTTGGTAAAAAAAGATTTAAAGTAGAGCACTTGCAAAATTATATCGAAATCTGGGATCGAGCAAATATCCACTATAAATATAAATACAACAAAGAAACTAGGAGTGTGGTCAAAGGCTTTTATCGAGATATAATTATCAACATGCCAGATTGTTACAAAGCTTATATTAACCTTTTAAAGTATAATAGTTTAATTCGACCATTACCTTTTTATAGAACCTTTTACAGCAGCGTGTACTTAATTGTATACATGACTCCAATATTATACAAGAAAATCAATAGACGAATAAGAATAAGGTGA